A single genomic interval of Meleagris gallopavo isolate NT-WF06-2002-E0010 breed Aviagen turkey brand Nicholas breeding stock chromosome 6, Turkey_5.1, whole genome shotgun sequence harbors:
- the CCR5 gene encoding C-C chemokine receptor type 5 has product MENYTTDLGDMDLTTMIDYGDSAPCMGTEEKHFAANFLPPLYSLVVIFGFIGNILVVLILVKYKKLKSMTDIYLLNLAISDLLFIFSLPFWAYYAAHDWIFGEALCRILSGVYLLGFYSGIFFIILLTIDRYLAIVHAVFALKARTVTYGILTSIVTWAVALFASVPGIVFHKTQQENRRCTCSAHYPQERRDEWKQFLALKMNILGLVIPMIIMICSYTQIIKTLLQCRNEKKNKAVRLIFIIMIVYFFFWAPYNICILLRDFQDSFSITSCETSGQLHKATQVTETISMIHCCINPVIYAFAGEKFRKYLRSFFRKQIASHFSKYCPVFYADTAERASSTYTQSTGEQEVSAAL; this is encoded by the coding sequence ATGGAGAACTATACCACTGATTTGGGAGACATGGATCTAACAACAATGATTGACTATGGTGATTCAGCACCATGCATGGGAACTGAGGAAAAGCACTTTGCAGCAAATTTTCTGCCACCACTTTACTCATTGGTGGTGATATTTGGCTTCATAGGCAACATTCTTGTTGTCCTTATCCTGGTAAAATACAAGAAGTTGAAGAGCATGACTGACATCTACCTGCTCAATCTGGCCatttctgatttgctttttatattttctcttcctttttgggCCTATTATGCTGCTCACGACTGGATTTTTGGAGAAGCGCTGTGCCGGATTCTCTCAGGCGTTTACCTCCTTGGCTTCTACAGCGGCATCTTTTTCATAATCCTGCTGACCATAGACAGGTATCTGGCCATAGTTCACGCAGTGTTTGCTTTAAAAGCTAGGACTGTTACCTATGGCATTCTCACCAGCATTGTCACGTGGGCTGTTGCTCTTTTTGCCTCTGTTCCTGGGATAGTATTTCACAAAACTCAACAGGAAAATAGACGGTGTACATGCAGTGCTCATTATCCGCAGGAGAGGAGAGATGAATGGAAGCAATTCCTGGCCTTAAAGATGAACATCCTAGGACTTGTTATTCCTATGATAATTATGATCTGCAGCTACACACAAATCATAAAGACATTGCTACAATGtaggaatgagaagaaaaataaagcagtcagGCTTATTTTTATCATCATGattgtatacttttttttctgggcaCCATATAACATTTGTATTCTCTTGCGTGATTTTCAAGATTCATTTTCTATCACTAGTTGTGAAACCAGTGGTCAACTGCACAAAGCAACCCAAGTGACCGAAACAATTTCAATGATCCACTGCTGCATCAATCCTGTGATTTATGCCTTTGCTGGAGAAAAGTTTAGGAAGTATCTTCGTagctttttcagaaagcaaattgCATCCCACTTCTCTAAATATTGTCCAGTTTTCTATGCCGACACAGCTGAACGGGCCAGCTCCACCTACACACAGTCTACTGGAGAGCAAGAAGTTTCTGCTGCACTGTAG